A single Nicotiana tabacum cultivar K326 chromosome 5, ASM71507v2, whole genome shotgun sequence DNA region contains:
- the LOC142180674 gene encoding uncharacterized protein LOC142180674 yields the protein MYLFCSYWLICVGENCTWNIKATSINDSAMFKVRNFDSQHTCSLMDNTFTQCKPTAMVVGSMVIPKYSDPKTIYTPKDIQFDMSEHDVNLTYMKAWRVKKRPYNTILPLAYAVVDSENEALWKWFFEQFKLTYGERPNMCVLSDQNESILKATSIVYPSMPHYSCMWHIWTNIRAKFKKGHLKLSELYFATARSYTLDEFNERMSKIEEIDPRVKAYLYDIGYHRWSRVHATVNRTWTMISNIAESLNAVTKYARELPIVELLEYMSTLLERRTKEKLLKAKGIFTHLGYKFNKELDDNRTLPHKLRVRSDYLLDQIHKQHNIDFL from the exons atgtatttattttgtagctACTGGCTGATATGTGTTGGTGAAAACTGTACATGGAACATTAAGGCAACTAGCATaaatgattctgcaatgttcaagGTCAGAAATTTCGACAGCCAGCACACATGCTCTTTAATGGACAACACGTTCACACAATGCAAACCTACTGCCATGGTAGTTGGTAGCATGGTTATTCCAAAATATTCTGATCCTAAGACAATTTACACCccaaaagacattcaatttgaCATGTCTGAACACGACGTGAATCTAACCTACATGAAAGCTTGGAGAGTAAAGAAAAGGCCTTACA ATACCATATTACCATTGGCATATGCTGTTGTTGATTCAGAGAATGAAGCATTATGGAAGTGgttttttgagcaattcaagcTCACGTATGGTGAAAGACCAAATATGTGTGTTCTTTCGGATCAGAATGAGAGTATCTTGAAGGCAACATCTATTGTTTATCCCAGCATGCCACATTATtcttgcatgtggcatatttggacaaatatacGGGCAAAGTTCAAGAAGGGGCATCTTAAGCTAAGTGAATTATACTTTGCCACGGCGCGGTCATACACacttgatgaatttaatgaaaggatgTCAAAGATTGAGGAGATTGACCCCCGTGTTAAAGCATACTTATACGATATTGGCTATCATAGATGGTCTCGAGTACATGCTACGGTGAACAGAACTTGGACTATGATATCAAACATTGCAGAGTCGTTGAATGCTGTAACAAAATATGCAAGAGAGCTGCCGATAGTAGAACTATTAGAGTATATGAGCACCCTTCTTGAACGTAGGACGAAAGAAAAGTTATTGAAAGCAAAGGGTATATTCACACACCTTGGATACAAATTCAACAAAGAGTTGGATGACAACAGAACATTGCCGCACAAGCTTAGAGTAAGATCTGATTATTTATTGGATCAAATTCATAAACAACACAATATAGAttttttgtag